The sequence TTGAGTAAAACATTCAAGCCTAGGTCCCTTAGTTTTATGGCCACAGCATgacatcagatagaaaatatttaTGTCTCATTCACCATTCTATACAATTTTCCTTGAAATTCAGCAtgacatatttggtatttttggaaacCTAAAACAAGTTCTGTGGGTATGAACAAAGCATGGCTGcgcagcaatgacaaacccatCAGTGGGAGCAGTGGAACTGAAAAGGTTAATGAACAAATGATGAGCAACGGCAGTGACCACAATGCTGACTGATGGGTAATGAtaaccagtgtgtgtgagacagtgagaCGCCACTGACCTTGATGAGGGTCTGTCAGAGTACTGGCTGGCCCTGGAGCTGGGTCGGTCTGGCTGAGGCTCTCTGTACTGGTAGTTCGGATCACGGTAGGCTGGTCCTTCATATCTGCCATACCAAGGATCTGCTCTCCTATATGGGTCATTCTAAAGGATAAAAGCTTACATGAGTAATTTTCTACTTGTTGCTTCAGCAGGAGTTCGCTGTCTCCTCCCCAGATAAACCTTTACATCCAGTTAAGTCTCACATCTTGAAATGCACATCTGCATAGAATGAcaaatggatacacacacaaactagcaAAAACAGACTCTTCACATACTTGATAATACTGCTGTGCTCGCGGATCCCCAGGTGGAGGTGGGTACTGGCCAGGAGGGTAGGGTGCTCTGCTATCTGGGTAGTCTCCATAGGCACCTCCATAATAGCCTCCATACACCTGCCCTGGCGCTGCAGGAGCAGGGCCATACCCTTGCTGGCTTCCCACAGAGGAAGGTGGTCGAGGGGGCTCTGTAGGAGTTGGCTGAGGAGCCCCTGGGGGTGCTGGTCCCTGGGGCCCCGGAGggtaagcagcagcagcagaagaaggaACACTACCTCCAGTAGGCACCTGTGCTGAACGTGGGTACTGGTCACGTGGAGGTGGTGCCCCACTACTTGGAGCTGGTGGAGCATCACTTTGTGGCAGTGGTCCAGGCTGTGATTCTGACACCTTAGGGGGCTCAGGCAGCGGCTGCTGGGTGTTAGGAGCTGCTTGTTGGGGTGCTGCGGGTACCTGTGGGGCAGATGAGGAAGCTGGGGGTTGGAGAGGGATGTCTCCTTCCACTCTAACCCCCTGCTGAGCATCTTTGGTGACCTGTAGGTAAAATCCAGGGGCATTACTAGCCTGTGGAGACCCCTGTAGACAGGAAGGATGGCTAGATGCTTGGTTTTGGTTCTGTGATTGGTGCATAGAGAAATCAAGCAGTTCAAAATTTGATGGCTGATTGTGATtagagggagcagcagcagccgcaacAGGAGGAGCTTGTGCATTAATATGGAGAGCAGAGTGACTGTCTCCACCCAATGACTGGCCCCTTGAAAGAGGGGGGCGGGCTGGCTGAGACGGCGGTAGAGCTGTTATGTCCGATTTTGTCCCTTCTGTGTTGTCTCGAGTCAGATTGAGTGGGCTCTGAGTAGAGGCAGAAGGAGTTAAGATCACTGGTGCGGGGGTAAATAAAGGATTCTGATTAGAGGTTACATGACATGTCTGAGATGTACTGGCACCCTGCCCCTGTGAAAGCGGTCTCACAGGGGGGGTAGCTTCCCTAAGGCTACTTTGACTGGCTGCTTGGGTAAGGGTACTGGGGGGAATCACATTGTAATTAGAAACCGGCGGAGCAATCAAAACAGGCTGGTGTAGTGAGTCAGACACCAGGAGAGACGCATAGCCCAGGTTGCCTTGAGAGTCTGACAGCTCCCCCTCACTCACCTTCGGTGGATTCTCTAGGTTTTCTGAGTGATGCTGTGAAGTTGGCTGAGCTCTAAGCGGGGGCTGCAGGTCCAGAGGGCCATCCTCTGGGGGCTGAATGACATCAGCACTGGGTTCTCGTAAAGGAGCAAGGACTGGGGGAGCAGCGGGAGCAAGGAGGATGTTAGCTCCTAAACTAGATGGATCATTCTGAGCCCAGAGAGTTGTGGCAGGGCTCTCACAGGGCTGATTGGCCCCATGGGCACGGGATGAAGGCCGAGAGTGAGAATGAACCACAGGGTGTGACAGGTGGGGCACCCCACCCCCGTCGCCAGCAGGAAGGGGTTGTCCTGAGCCATATATGTTTTCCAGATTATCTGGAGGCTGCTCCAGGTTGCCAGGTATAGAATCTGCACCCCCCTCTGCTACCATTTTTGCCCTATCAACTTCAACAGGACGCACCCCAACACCATGTGAACGTACAGGTTCAAAAGAGCTGTTAGCACTGGCCTGGAAGATACCAGTTGGTTTGGGGGGGCTGGGTGTGGGGGGCTGGCTGTGGTACATCCGTTCCTGAGAGCTCTGGTAGGCACCCATATCCCCAGCTGGGGAAGTGTCAATCTGCTCAAAGTAGCCTCCAGTGGCAGCAGAGAGGTTCACATCATCAGCAAGGCGAGGACTTTCCTGTTGGATGAAGGTGCCTACTACCCCCTGGTGCCGGCGGGAGCCAGTTCCACTTCCATGGCTCACGTTGCTATAGTTGGATGACACACTGGCAGATCTCATTGGTCTTGGGATAGAATCTGGAGTCTCCAGGTTAGGGCCTGTCTCAAACTGGTCTCCTCCATGGGCTGATGTAGCAGCAGGGCTACTATGTGTTTCACTCGGTAACACTTCCTGGTTCGGAACACACTCAAAATTCTCTACATGGTCATACTGGGAATCAGATGGTTTCTGAGTGTTTCCTGGTGATGCATAATTACCATCATTCATGTAGGGTATGTGTGGATTGTCTTGCAGAGAAGCTCCTTGATAATCCACAGGAACATCTGCACTGTGGGCTTGTGGAGGCGGCTGAGTGTTGCTGTGATGCTGGAAAGATCCAGGAATACCATTAACTgccttctttccctctccagcCAGCGTCTCTTCATTTTCCACATCATTTCCTTTGAAGAACATTGAGAGAGAACCAGACTCCTGAGAGTATGggactggagctggagctggagctggagctggcaCAGGACCAGCAGCAGTCACATGTTGTGACCCAGCAGGATCTGGCTGGGCCGGACCAGGGCCCAAACCAGTCCCCATTTGGTGATAGCCTGAGTCCTGTGGGGGGTGGTTGAACCAGGACCCCTGGGGGGCTGCGCTCTGACTGAAGTAGTTCTGAGCTTGGAAGTGGGAATTATGTTGCTGGGGTGCATTCGGCTCAGGgttctgaggaggaagaggtgctTGCAACACACCCTGCATATGTCCAGGGTGtgttggaggggtgggggtgcagTGATGGGGTGAGGGTGTATGGGGAGGGTATGTTTGAGACTGCAGAGGGATGTTAAAGGGCTGAGGCGGAGGGTCACTAGTAGGCTGGAAATAGTTCTGAACTGAAGGAGGTCGACTTCCATGATCAGGTGCCCattgggaagaggaggaggtgggaggcaCTGGCTGGAAGGGCAAAGCCTGAGGATTAGGCTCTCCTTGGGCTTCCTGGTTAAAAGGTGTCTGACCATGCGTTGGGCCTGACGACATGGGTGGTGGGCCAGAGGCCAACAATGGTGTCTGTTCACTTGAATTTAAATAACCTTGCTCTGTATTTGATGATGCATATCCTGGGGCACCTGGTGGTAGGTGTCCTGGGAAAACAGCTGGGGATGTTGCACTGTGAGGGGTGAAAAGGGTCACCCCTGGTGTAGAGGATGGTGGTGGACCAGGTGGGGCAGCTTGTGCACCCTCCAGTAGTTGAGGTTGTGGAGCAGTCCCTGGGCCGGCCTGTGAGTACATGCTGTTGGGTGGTGCCATCATGGGTGGAGGATTGCTGTTGGGTGCCAATGGGGGGCTGCTCAAAGCCATAGGTGGAGGGGCTTGTCTAACAAAAGCAAAAGGGTCTGTCATAGGCTGGGTAGCAGGTGGAGGCCCCATCATGGTAGCAGCTGCTGACGTATGTTTGTGGGGCCTGGTCCTGCGGAACGCATTGGGCACTGCTCCGGAGGGAGGGGGACCAGAAGCTCCCGGAGGTCCAGTCCGAGGAGGGGGCTGCATGGCTGCAGAGCTAACAGGTCCAAGGACCAAGCCACTCTGATGATGCCACTGAAAAGACTGAACTCAGGCGTAGctggatagagagagaaaaacagtaaGTATAGTTGATCAACAAATAGCAAGGTAAGTCACTCTTGTGGACCTCACCACACCTTTGTTTGTATACTGTCTGTGTTCCTGTTTAAGCCAACAGTCCAACGTGGCAAATACAACATAAGCTCTGAAATAATGTCCTAACGGATACACACATAGCAAGAGGACATACTTCACTACTAGTACTCACATCTGTTAACTCTTGCTAGCACACCTGTCTTATCCAAACTATTTCAATGAACATGATCAAGTAGACATATCTGTAATTCTGTTATAAAAGGTTAATGAGGCGAGACAATTCTGGTTAAGCTCTGATGCATCTGTTACCTAagagcatcacagcatcacagtgaagagaagaaagaggaaagtgTCTCTAATTGGTTCTGGATATAATAATTGCTTCTATAATTCACACCTCCTCAACTTTAAATCTCCTTATCTTAGCAGTTAATTCAGCCCTACAAGAGTACGAGAGAAGCAGCCATTCTTGAGTGGTTTATGGATTTATTTAACAGAAATTACCTGCGTCTGTATCATAAAGACAGCTTTGCAAGACGGTAATATTAAAAACTGGTAGCTTATAGACACCACTGGCAGACACCATACCATGACATATACAAATATCTCTGAGCTACAGATGAAAACAGTAAATCAGTGTTGGGGAGTTTTAAAGATGAAATCACGAGACAATTTTCAAAGAAGCCCCGCTGTTCAGTCTTGCAGCTTCCTTGTTCCCGTTGTTAGCAATTAGCACACGGCTAACCAAAACAGTTTTAAAGATGCCACACTTCCAAGCGGACGCCGTGACTGTGCTCTGGTG comes from Myripristis murdjan chromosome 12, fMyrMur1.1, whole genome shotgun sequence and encodes:
- the sec16a gene encoding protein transport protein Sec16A isoform X2, whose protein sequence is MQPPPRTGPPGASGPPPSGAVPNAFRRTRPHKHTSAAATMMGPPPATQPMTDPFAFVRQAPPPMALSSPPLAPNSNPPPMMAPPNSMYSQAGPGTAPQPQLLEGAQAAPPGPPPSSTPGVTLFTPHSATSPAVFPGHLPPGAPGYASSNTEQGYLNSSEQTPLLASGPPPMSSGPTHGQTPFNQEAQGEPNPQALPFQPVPPTSSSSQWAPDHGSRPPSVQNYFQPTSDPPPQPFNIPLQSQTYPPHTPSPHHCTPTPPTHPGHMQGVLQAPLPPQNPEPNAPQQHNSHFQAQNYFSQSAAPQGSWFNHPPQDSGYHQMGTGLGPGPAQPDPAGSQHVTAAGPVPAPAPAPAPVPYSQESGSLSMFFKGNDVENEETLAGEGKKAVNGIPGSFQHHSNTQPPPQAHSADVPVDYQGASLQDNPHIPYMNDGNYASPGNTQKPSDSQYDHVENFECVPNQEVLPSETHSSPAATSAHGGDQFETGPNLETPDSIPRPMRSASVSSNYSNVSHGSGTGSRRHQGVVGTFIQQESPRLADDVNLSAATGGYFEQIDTSPAGDMGAYQSSQERMYHSQPPTPSPPKPTGIFQASANSSFEPVRSHGVGVRPVEVDRAKMVAEGGADSIPGNLEQPPDNLENIYGSGQPLPAGDGGGVPHLSHPVVHSHSRPSSRAHGANQPCESPATTLWAQNDPSSLGANILLAPAAPPVLAPLREPSADVIQPPEDGPLDLQPPLRAQPTSQHHSENLENPPKVSEGELSDSQGNLGYASLLVSDSLHQPVLIAPPVSNYNVIPPSTLTQAASQSSLREATPPVRPLSQGQGASTSQTCHVTSNQNPLFTPAPVILTPSASTQSPLNLTRDNTEGTKSDITALPPSQPARPPLSRGQSLGGDSHSALHINAQAPPVAAAAAPSNHNQPSNFELLDFSMHQSQNQNQASSHPSCLQGSPQASNAPGFYLQVTKDAQQGVRVEGDIPLQPPASSSAPQVPAAPQQAAPNTQQPLPEPPKVSESQPGPLPQSDAPPAPSSGAPPPRDQYPRSAQVPTGGSVPSSAAAAYPPGPQGPAPPGAPQPTPTEPPRPPSSVGSQQGYGPAPAAPGQVYGGYYGGAYGDYPDSRAPYPPGQYPPPPGDPRAQQYYQNDPYRRADPWYGRYEGPAYRDPNYQYREPQPDRPSSRASQYSDRPSSRQGYPDDYHRANRSAYDEYYSDYYKKPYDYAGYNPGAYDPRYRGYYDQSYWYNYDEAYRSRDPYYNQQPYPARREGYDEQWRYYPGYDPSFDDDYHRQRDPYGDDFDRRSIHSEQSAHSIHSSRGHHSRRSSFSSRSQQSQVYRSQPDLVSAVYDNTVSTLPVDYSYGQYPDQTDAAQNYSQYPYSSEYTADGTWIAPEQPTPRPTTPEKFTIPHRCARFGPGGHLVQVLPNLPSAGQPALVDIHNLETMLQDTPEQSELRAFPGPLVKEETHKVDVIKFSQNKALECSRNNDLLDRDSACLLWDLIVLLCRQNGTVVGTDIADLLLKEHRSVWLPGKSPNEANLIDFNNEPLARAEEEPGAGPLSLLSDTFMTVPENVGKETERFRELLLFGRKKDALEAAMKGGLWGHALLLASKMDNRTHARVMTRFANSLPINDPLQTVYQLMSGRMPASATCCGEEKWGDWRPHLAMVLSNLAHTPDLDKRTITTMGDTLASKGLNDAAHFCYLMAQVGLGVFTKKSTKMVLVGSNHSLSFYQFATNEAIQRTEAYEYAQSLGSQCCSLPNFQVFKLIYACRLAEAGLSAQAFHYCEVISRVVLMQPSYHSPVFISQLIQMAEKLRFFDPQLKEKPEQELFNEPEWLIQLRQLDGQIRTGVIAYNADRATPAQYECSTPSSELDHTSPPEPYTMPLELDGPAPDNPLMNSLLPSQGVQLMPPAPTTILQDGMAPSQPMVSADVPQFYPVPPNLPGPPGHMPVPGYPPQASGFAPLPFQSQPLPDQPDMYPGALQQPGPPTPHMGQMSPHMPPQMQQPPLQINHPPSQMPPNMPPPGHMPPVEPPSQVPPEMQTVPSMSSSPPRSALTPQVDFYDQMAHMGPGRRQRTTSQSSMHMASGRRSRTNSESSTHSGGRERSNSAVKQASPPPPSIPEQPRKEESKKIKKDSPKKGGGWLDWIYRKGKNEAHLPDDKNKSIVWDEQKQRWVDLNEPEEESKPPPPPPSGFPKMVHMPGPAGPASPPGGGPPVNMFSRKAGTKSRYVDVLNPSRTAKPGGLAPAPADIFAPLAPMPMPANLFVPSSAPDDQQPMEGSEGGNQEQSSPNPSAVPQMFNPTLPPGPEGPPMPDGSQSGEGQPAPGPPATGGITFYNPAQFAQTSAPSGGGLRSGRLGGQRQYPVLK